The region TTGCAAATATATCTTTGCAACAGCAGGTGCGAGAGacatttttcacattattttctgtgaaaaaaaaaagaaaaaaattaagatgtgTAAAGGGGGATACAGATGTGCTTACCTTGAAACTATCTCATTATCTCAGAAGATGAATATGTATGTGGATTTATTAGTCATTTACTTTCTCTGTCTCAAATAATTATCTGTGTGAATTTTTTGCTTTAGTATAGGCAGAGAGGAGAAACTTTCTGTTGTTACTTCTGATCTTTCAAACaacaaattgttatttttttctgttttgttttttttttaaaccaccataGACTGTCTCTTTGCTATTTAACTCTTTCATGTATGTATAGGGactggacagggaagtctggtgtgctgagtccatggggtcgcaaagagtcggacacgactgagcaactgaactgaactcaactgaagggggcttcccaggtggtgctaatggtaaagaacacacctgccattgcaggagacataagagatgctggttcaatacctgggttgggaagttcccctggaggagggcatggcaacacactccagtgttcttgcctgaagaatcccttgaacagaggagcttagtgggctactctcccatggggtcacaaagagtcggacacaactcaagcaacttagcacacatgcatgcctgtACATGTATGCATAGATGCATTTGAGAGGAGCTGTGAGTGTATATAGTTTTCATGTGATCAATATATGAATCAAGCACATGCACTCCCTCTATtgctttcccattttttaaattctgaaagaattGAGTTCTCAGGTTAGAATTCTTCACTTGTAAATTCTTGTCTTAACAAAAATGGCAGTGAAGTAACTACATCTTTAGTGCTATTAGATCACCCTATTTAATTTCTCCAAGTCTTTATATTgctctttttcattgttttcttttgttttgctttccagtgtgtgtgtgtgtgtgtgtgtgtgtgtgtgtgtgtgtgtgtgtgtgattagagCTGTTTCTGAAAGTTGCATCAAACCTGGCATTCATGTGAAAGGCATGCTTCATTACCATTTGACTAAAGATCACTTGTGTCTtcctaaaacaaatagaaatcCACACATATTCATGTAAGAGGAAATAACTCAGGTAACACATTGTcactacatttaaaaattcattctgttatattctttttttcccaagtcTTAGCAATTTAATTTTGTATCGGTGACCCATGTTGATGTTGTTAAATCATTACTAtttcatatttctatatatttttttagattttcaccCAATTTTGTTACATACAGTTGTTTTGAAACAACTTGACTTAGACTAATTTCATTCTCACTGACATTTTGTCccataaattcttaatttattgTAAAGCTTCTCTTTGTATACTATCTATATATACATGCCAGTACACTTTTATTCAAATGCATGAATAGGATCCTTTCCACATCAAAATTGCTCCTCATGTTTTAGCACAATCATTTTCCctaccttttttccttcttaataatTTCTCAAAGACTTGCCTCCAATTACTACTCCAATGACTTATTATTTATCTGACTGTatcatgggctttccaggttgttcagtgggtaaagaatctgcctgtaatgcatgagccacaggagacacaggaaatgtgagttcggtccctgggttgggcagatctcctggatgagggcatagaatccactccagtgttcttgcctggagagtcctgtggatggaggagcctggtgggctgccatctatggggtcgcacagattcagacacgactgaagcaacagcatacatgcacgcattggagaaggaaatggcagcccactccagtgttcttgtctggagaatcccagggatggaaaagcctggtgggctgccgtctatggggtcacacagagtcgggcaggaatgaagcgacttagaagtAGCAGCAGACTTGTTTTGTAATTATACTATTTAACTTGGTCTCATTATTtccttacttttcatttttcccaatttatttttgtgaaagtgttagttgttcagttgtgtcctactctttgtgaccctatggactgtagcccactagcctcctttgtccttggaattctccaaggaagatattagagtgggctgccactttttcctccaggggatcttcccaaccagggactgaacccaggtctcctgcactacaagcagattgtttactgtctgagccatcacaTATAGTCACACACGTGGGTACCAAAACAGGTGAAGTCTCCGCCTGGGGGATCTAAAATTATGACTGGGAAGACAGAATACAATGAAAAACATGTATACATAATGCAATGTCCTCAGATAACTAATATGAAGAAAGTAATTTAGTGACAAGATGGGAATTGTCACAGAGTGTAGGTGTATATGTGTGGACCGTGGACTTTGTTGATGCTGGGACAAAGATCAGACTTAGGACAAAGGATGTCTTAAGAActaatcaaaaaagcaatagaaacacaagcaaagcaaagcaaagatgCCATTTATGAAAATGGAGATAGAGACTTGCCAGGTCTGCAATGTGAACCTGGTTACTCAAATGAATATGAAACGGGCACAGGCAAAACAATTTTGCTAGCTGATATGTAAAATGCTCAGCATTCAATTACATTCATTTTGCTTTATAAACATCCTTGTGCAAAGTATAGGCTTATTGCTTTTGGCATTTTATCTCATGGGCTGTAAAATCTCTAATTGTCTCACACCATATAGATATAGTGATCTTTTCTTTTGAATtaccttatttttgctttttcattattttccatggTCATGGATGAATTATAACAACACATGAAATGTCACCAGAACCAAAAAGGCTTTTCCTCACCAAAGTCTCAGAGATCTTTTGAGCTTATgcaccatctctctctctttctctctctctctctctcactctctctctctttctgcttgcttgtgctcagtcatataCAATtccttgcaaccgcatggactgtaacccaccaggctcctttgtccatggaattttccaggcaagactactaaaGTGGgtgcccatgccctcctccaggggatcttcctgactcaaggattgaaacTATGTctccgtctacggccataccaccctgaacgcgcccaatctcgtctgatctcggaagctaagcagggtcgggcctcgTTAGTATTTGGATGGGAAACTATGTCTCCAGTgactcctccactggcaggtagattctttaccactgagctatctgggaacacacacacacatatatatggattatatatacatgtggattatacatatatgtggattatatatgtgtatgtgaattatatatatgtgcatatatatatataaatgtatatatatgcatttatatgcatttttaaatgcaGGTTTTGAAGTTTTGAGGAAAGACACAGACATCTAAGTAAACAATACAGAGACACATATGTTCCCTGAACGTATCTTGATGTGCCTTTACGACAAGAATAAAATGACTGCCAAAACTGAGCACCGCGTTCACTGGTACCCAGGAAATCTGCttctgtgctcagtcttgtctgattaaggggatttcccaggcaagaaaactgaagtgggttgccatttcctgctctaggggatcttcccaacccaggtattgagcccctgtctcttgcatcttctgcattggcagacagattctttatcactgtgctgcctgggaagccacctgggaaatgtaCAAAAGGGAATTTCTGGATGCCCTTTCTACATAATCTGATCTAATCACCTTGAGCAACATCAACCCTAACTTCATCAGGGTAGTTAAGGGTGAAAACAACATGGAATTAACACAGTCTAGGAAACTAGGGTCTCACTGTAGGTCATTATTTTCTTGCCCCGTGGAGTGGGAGAGGTCTTCAGAGCAGTGGTACCGAGCTCACATATTCCCAGGTGACTCTCATACACAGAGGCCAGAACTCAATCAACAGAAGGGATCCATTTAAACATACAGGACATCTGTGCAGCAATTTCATAAAGTGCTAGGAGAACATAGTGGGGCTTTGAAGTTTCAACAGCAATGGGGAGCCCACCTTATTGCTCAGCCTCCTCTGGCTCCATCTCTCCtcactctctctcttgctcttacCCCCTCCCCTGATTAATCCCTCCCACATTGGtgtcttctttaaaaactagaacaTTTTAGACAGGTGCcttccccagggcctttgcattggCTATTCTCTCTGCCAGACACAAAGTTCTCCTTTTGCCTGGCATGTTCATGGctcctgctctctcttccttGAGGTGTCAGTTCAAATGATAACTATTTTTTGCATGTCTTGCCTTAAATAATAGGATCCCTTCATAAGTCTTTCCCTTATATGTGCTTTCAAATTTCTACACAGATcgtttcaccatctcccaaggcATATatatcctagaggaggaaatggcaacacactccagtattctgacctgagaaatcccacggatagatggatagaggagcctggaaggctacagtatatgatgttacaaagagtcagacatgaccgagcccacacatacacacacactcacaggaaCATATCGTAATATTTATTCTCCATGGACaggtttttaaagttttcatatttCAGCACCCTATGCACATTTCCTAGACAGTACCTTAGATATTGTTTCACTTAATATATAGTGCCCAAAGGAATGAAAAATTTCTCATTAAATATGTGGATTACATGACATCTTGGGGAAAATGCTAACACTGGAACACATTTGCACGTTAGAAATTACAAAGGGAATTTCTTAAATTAAGAaatgtaattaaatataattaagcaAAATACAAAGTGTATTTTTCAACATTATAATGGGCCTTTTTGTGAAAATAATTCATATTGTCATGTTTCTTTACAGTCAACATCAACAAATGACACCAAGCAACCTAACAAAGCCTTCGGAATTTTTTCTTCTGGGATTTTCAGAGGAACCAGCACTACAGCCCCTCATATTTGGtcttttcctctccatgtacctggtcactgtgtttggaaacctgctcatcatcctgctCATCAGctcagactcccacctccacactcccatgtacttcttcctctccaacctggcTTTCATAGACATCTGTTTCACTTCCACAACCATCCCAAAGACGCTGCAAAACATATGGAAACAGAGCAAAGTCATCACCTATGAAGGATGCATCACCCAGATGCATTTTTTCATACTGTTTGCAGGGTTGGATGACTTCCTCctgactgtgatggcctatgatcggtatgtggccatctgccacccccttcaCTACACGGTCATCATGAACCCCCAGATCTGTGTAGTTCTGGCTCTAGTTAGCTGGGCCATCAGTGTTCTGGATTCCTTGATACAGACCTTCATGGTATCAAGGCTGTCCTTTTGTAGAGATGTGTTAATCCCTCACTATTTCTGTGAACACAAACAGTTGGTCCAACTTGCCAGTTCTGACCACCTCCTTAATGAAATGGTCATGTATTTTGCAGCAGGGTTACTGGGTGCTGGTCCCTTTGCAGGCATATTTTACTCTTACTGTAGGATTGCTCCCTCCATATGTGGAATTGCATCAGCTCAGGGTAAATATAAAGCCTTTTCCACCTGCGTGTCTCACCTCTCAGCTGTCTCCTTATTTTATGGCACATGCCTGGGAGTGTACCTTGGCTCTGCTGCTACTCACAGTGCACATTCAAGTATGATCGCCACcgtgatgtacactgtggtcacacccatgctgaaccccttcatctacagtctgaggaacaaaGACATAAAGAGGGCTTGGCGAGCATTCTTCAGAAAGGCAGCTCTAAATAGGCCCATGGTTGTGGGATAAAGAAGGGGACATAATTTAAAGTTTCAAAGCCTCAGAGTCTGAAATTATAAATCTCTGATCAGAATTTTTGATCAGACTGTGAAAAGAGAATTTGTTCCCCTATTCCTTGGAATTCTCATATTTTGACTTTGCCTCCTTCATTGCACTTTATGTAACGCACATGATTAACCTTAGTGACTTCTATCATATCCAtcagtttttcacttttatgattTTCCACTCTCTCAAAtttaagaaatgcaagaagctcaGTCGCTGTTATGTCCAAGTCCTTGTGACgctttggactgtaacccgccatgattcgctgtccatgggactctccaggaaagaatactggagtggattgccatttcctcctccaggggatcttcctgacctagggattgtaCCTGCGCCTCCTGTGCCTccagcatttgcaggcagattctttaccactgaaccacctgggaagctctgggaACTTATTATAattgctttcatttctgttttttttttttttattgttgtgtcAGTTTGCCATTGCTAATAACAATCTGTCTTAACAGCAAGTGATGTGACATTGTTTTATTAAAACGGATGGTTTGGAATTGTGCTGATCTCTGCTCAGATCCTCCTGTGTATTTATTTACGTGAAAGTCAGCCGAGGAGGCTCTGTTGATCTTCGTTGAGCATTCTAATACACTGGGAAATCAACTAgaggtggtttagtccctaagtcatgtccgactcttgtgatcccatgcactgtatcctgccaggctcctctgaccttgggattctccaggtgagaatactggagtgggttcccatttccttttcaagAGGACCTTCCCTACCCAAGGCTCCTGCACTGccggaagattctttaccaactgagctatgagggaagcccccagctaGCTATACGCTGATTTATCATGTTCTTGGCTGGGACCGTGAAGCTCTGTTTTGTAGGTCCTCTTAAACTTGGGGTAGCCCAACTGGATTTATTCATGTTTCTGAGGCAGAGTTATTTGAGAATTCAGCAAAATGCACTCAGTCCTCTCAAGGCACACCGTTATTTTCACCAAATTCTATGGGCTCAAGCAAATAAAGATCCTAAGTCTAGCCCAGATACAAAGTGGAGAAAGAGATACCTCCTCCTAATGCAAGGTGCTTCAGTGTCACGTTTCAAAAGACATGGATACAGAGAAAGCTTCACTTAGGGCCATCTCAACAAACCTGTCTAACACAGGTGTAATTTCAATtcagtaatgttttatttttcttctattttcaatGGATGAATGATCTTAGAAAACACCAGTatatatgtctttgttttttttttatttttaattgatatataatttGTTGAGATAATATCAtataagtttcatgtgtacaagcaaatttttttttttttacttctgtataTGGGACAGAGCACTCACAAGCAAAACTTTAGTTTCCATTCATCATGATGAAGTTGATCCACTTTAAGCCATTCACCCTATATGTTAGATCTTGTTTGCTTTGGAGTACTCATTTACTAACTTTGTTTGTTCATTCTGTTCCATATATGAGTGAAATCAAagggtatttgtcttcctctatctgttttattttacttagcaaaaCACCCTCAaattttatccatgttgttgcaaatgaaaagtttcatctttttcattctgagtagtatttcattgtgtatgtatgcacacacacatatttacacacatttgcccctatatcttggctattttaaataccGTTGTGATGAAATTAAGGGTACATGCATCTTTAAAAATTCGTGCTTTCATGTTTGAGAAtaaatactcaggagtggaatagctgaatcatatgatagttcCTAATTATTTGGGGagtctctattttgttttccattgtAACTGTACCAACTTCAATTCACACCAAAGAGGCACACATATGGGACAATTAGCTTATAATAAGTAAATAACACATGATGGAAAAAAGATACTCTCTACAATAaaaaggtttcccttttctccatatgatCACCAACACTCATTTATTGCCTTTTTGATAATGCCATTGTAACAGGCATAATATTTctatgaggtaatatctcattgtggttttcatttgcatttccttagtaATTACAGTAAGtgccctacatatgaaccttcaaatTGCCAACTTTTAAAATTCGAACATGTGTTCACATATCCAGTCATGTAAGTTAGTTCGTGTCTGGCATTATCTGTAAAAGttaggtacctaggctaactttgttggatttaCAAACAAATAGAACTTGGAACACACTCTCAGAAGAGAAGTCGTTCACAACTAGGGGAATTGACAGAGTGAGGTTAAACATTTCTTCCTGGGtcagttggccatctgtatgtctttctgAGGGCAcactggaggctcagctggtgaagaatcctccttcaatgcaggagacccaggattgatccctgggtcaggaagatcccacagagaagggataggctacccactccagtattcttttgaaaaaaatctattaaagtcttctgctcattttaaaatctagatattttgttgttattgttgagttACGTgagtcatttgtatattttaatatcaaCTGCTTATCAGATATACCCATTGTAAATATATTCTTACATTTAGAAGcttgtctttccattttgttgattttcttttctatgcAAAGGTTTTAATATGATACAGTAACATTATTTATTCTtagttttgtttcccttgcctgagaagATATATATCTAGAATAGATATTACTAAAAGTAATGTCAAAAAGCTTACTACCTTTGTCTTCTTTTAGGTGTCTTATGGATTCAGTCCCAGAGCTTACTGGCAGTGTTTCCTTTTGCTGTTTTATAAATTCAATCCCAAGGAAGGTAGAAGCAGCAGGAGAGGTGGCACCAGGTCTGACATTCCAGCATCGGGTGCCTGCAGCagagggaggagcagaggggcaATGGGGCCACCGTCCCTCCCCCCAGCTACCTAGGTGTCCATGACCCTGTGTCCCCACCAGCTACCTAGGTGTCCATGACCCTGTGTCCCTCCCCAGCTACCTAGGTGTCCGTGACCCTGTGACTCTCACCAGCTACCTAAGTGTCCATGACCCTGTGTCCCCCCCACCAGCCACCTATAATGCATCAGGGAACTACCCACCCAGCACTCCTAGCAGCACGCAAGGAACACTGACAGCAGCAAGGTACCAAAATCCCTGAGGCACAAAACAATGGCTAGGGCACAGGGTAACTCCTCTGACAGGTCATGGAAGGTCTAAAGTGCAGATTCATAAACAGAAGCAGCtcaggtaaaatttaaaaaaaaaaaaaaaaaaaagttttatcattTTGCAACCTActggacaaagaaagaaaaaagttctaaTCTCCTGAATCCTTCAGCCCGCTGAGCTCCCACTGTGTTAGAACTCTCAGCCAAGATCAACAGAACCTCTGCTGTTGAAATAGAGgtgaataaatacatatgtagAGTCCAGCAGAAATATGCACAATTCATTACTATGTAAAGTTATTTAGTGAAGCATAATGTTAAATCTGAAGGAGTTGAATCTCCAAcattttgggcacctgatgtaaaGGGCtgatttattagaaaagaccctgatgctggcaaagattgaaggcaggaggagaagatgaaagaggatgagatggttggatggcatcatcaactcaatgaacatgagttgagcaagctccgggagttggtgatggacagggaagcctggtgtgctgtagtccatggggtcccaaagagtccaacaggactgaatgactgaactgaactgagtgttaaattattttctttcggGATGATTTGTTATATAGCAACAGATTaatgatacagaaataaaaatacacagcaGTGAAGGCAAATATAAAAATTCGCTGATTCTTGATTTTGCCATTTGTTTTGATATAGACCCATTGATGATCTCTCTatttttcaagacttttttttttttttttcagaaagctgTATCAAAATATGACTTCATGGAGATTGCCTTCCAGGTGATCAGGGGAgcttgaaaagaaatgaatgtttaTGGAGAAAAAATTGTGACTCTGGTTCACAGGACCGAGAAGGTATCCAAACTCTCATTTTAGTTACCCTATGATCATAATGATTGTAGAGAtgcccttgttgtttagtcactaagacttGTCTGACTATTGTGACTCCATGtgctacagcctgccaggctcctctgtccatgggatttcccagtcaagaacactggagtggttgccgttTCCTCATAAAGGAGAATCCTTCTTTATCTGACTGTAGATGTATCTGATCATAAAGGGACATGTATTGGATGATATTTATAATGTACATTCATCATTCCTTAGATTACTATATCTATTCATAAAAGTGGGAAATATTtcacttagaaaaatgaaaaggttcATATGCAGGCAGAACTGTAGATTTTCAAGCAGAAATAAGAAGAACATCCAATTAAAAAGAGCAAAACAAGCCTTCAGCTTCTTACTTCCAAAGTAACTCCAGCTTTACATGAATACTGATCATccataattaaagaaatagatgcatagtatgaaaaatgaaatcttttgCAAAATAATACAAAGTGCATCTTAACATTTTTCTTCATCATATTACACACGTCTATTATATCAAATGGTTCATGCAAGCTTGTGTTCTGTTGGGAACTCTACCTGAAGACATGTGTATGATAATCTATTTTTGCCAGTGACTGTGATGGCccagggacttcccaagtggcgctagtggtaaagaacccacctgccaatgcaggagacttagatgGAGcctgatttctgggtcaggaagatcccctggatgaggaaatggcaacccgctcctgcattcttgcctggagaatcccatggacaggagggcctggcaggctacagtccaaagggttgcaaagaggcaggacTGAGTGTATAAGCAGAAACAGACAAGATAGGTGTTGTGGAAACAAAGCTGAATGAGGGAATAGAATCCTAAAGAGGCAAACAGAGTGACAACTAACAAGACATAATGTATGTTCTAGTCCAGAATATCAGGAAGAGCAGCTCAGGTGGTGACAGATAAAGGAGCGATGTATGCAAACATGAAATCAATGGCCTGAGATTCTCCTTGTTATAAACACGGAAATAGCCATGAATGCCTTGAGTAGTTCCCCCTTGTTGCCCCCCAAACCGCCCCCACCATAGGAGTAGTACAGCTCCTGACtattctttattaaaatgaaagaaaagcatttaattctttaaatattatttgagaaTACCCTGTTCTTCAGAATTCTATCAATTTGCATGATAAACAGTAATTCCCATGTTGTTCAGGTCCAAAGTTCAAAACAAatgtga is a window of Muntiacus reevesi chromosome 1, mMunRee1.1, whole genome shotgun sequence DNA encoding:
- the LOC136155713 gene encoding olfactory receptor-like protein OLF4, yielding MSQTLFDFWPPNVNVSSPIYDPADAAISKLIAAEQEGMQEASHDIYLFPGNHTHRVTARNQTGSSEFLLMGFSESPELQALIFGLFLSMYLITVVGNLLIILAVSSDSHLHTPMYFFLSNLSFVDICLTSTTISKMLKNIWTLSKVITYEGCIIQMQFFTLFIGLDVFLLTVMAYDRFVAICHPLHYTVIMNPQLCGLMVLVSWVISVLNSLLESSMMWRLQHQQMTPSNLTKPSEFFLLGFSEEPALQPLIFGLFLSMYLVTVFGNLLIILLISSDSHLHTPMYFFLSNLAFIDICFTSTTIPKTLQNIWKQSKVITYEGCITQMHFFILFAGLDDFLLTVMAYDRYVAICHPLHYTVIMNPQICVVLALVSWAISVLDSLIQTFMVSRLSFCRDVLIPHYFCEHKQLVQLASSDHLLNEMVMYFAAGLLGAGPFAGIFYSYCRIAPSICGIASAQGKYKAFSTCVSHLSAVSLFYGTCLGVYLGSAATHSAHSSMIATVMYTVVTPMLNPFIYSLRNKDIKRAWRAFFRKAALNRPMVVG